From the genome of Brassica oleracea var. oleracea cultivar TO1000 chromosome C4, BOL, whole genome shotgun sequence:
ATAGTCGGCGAGATCATCTTCTTCACATCTTCCTCTTTTTGCAGACATTGTGATATACGCATTCACTAGTCCAGCGTAATTATTCTTCACTATACCATATCAATACAACATACTATAACAATTTAAATAACAATGAAAAAAATCAAGATCACCACGTCGTTTTCTACGGTGTCATCTTCTCCTATAAACTCAATTCCACAAGCCCAGAATCCATGTTCTTTCTCCGTCTAGTGGTTTGTGGTTGTATGTATGAAAAACAAACAGAGATTGGAGGAGAAGAGGAAGAAGAAGAGAAAGAGATGTGCACCAATGATAGCCACAATTTATTAAATTATTTATTTAAATTTTTTTTAATAAATAATTCTCAGCAGGTTACACATGTTGAATTGAAGGGTAATATAACATTATTACATAAAATACATATACTGTAGATGAAAGTTAGGAATTTTAGTTATCTAATGAATTATAATTTGTTTGAATACGTATCATGTTGAACAAGAAGAAAAAAAACAATACGTATCAATAGTTACGAACGTATATGGTTAGAGACGTTAACGAATTTATTATAAAAAGAAATTGCGACAGAAATGTGAGCTAAACCAATTTCTCATAGGTTGATTGAGACTATACATGGGACCCTATCGTGTCGGTCGAATCCAACATTGGCACACTCATCGCCATTCGATTTATATGGTGTAATGCATTTGTACTGTTTGCATCCATGGTTCTGTGTCGTGTTCCAAGCTTAAGGAAATAAAGATCAAATGATTTTTGGACAAACAATAACAGAAAATGTTGATAAACTTCTTTTTTTTTTAAATGTTGATAAACTTTTCGCAGCATATCTTTGAAAAAAAGTGTTGATAAACTTAAGCAGGGAACGAACTAAATAAATGTAAATTGATTACTTCATGTATTGAATCGGAAAGATATTAAACTAGATGGCATTATAAAGTTTTTTCAACTAACTAAATTAAGCCAAATTCAAATTGAAAAAATAATCAATCGAACTACAGTAAATCGGGTTACAGATGGTTTGATTTGGTTCCAGTTTTTATAAATTGTAAATTGAAATAAACAAGGAGAAAAGATATATAACTGGAAGCAAAACCATATGACAAACTGTTTATCCCATCGAAGGCATCACATTAAATTGGATGCTATGACGCAGCTTTGGCTTAGTCGGAATGCCCATTGACGATCTGTTTCAGGTTCTCTTCTGTTGATTTAATTGTTTACAATGTATACGATGGATATTAAGATTTACTTAGAAATTAGGGTTAAGAATTAAACTAATAAAAATAATATTTACTGATAATTTTTTTTTTTAACTTATTTTACTGATAATTTGGTATGAAAAATATATATTTTTGAGAGCTCATACAACTATGATGAACATGGGGGATTCATACACGTAAATTCGAGAGTAATTTATGTAGAGCTACTTCAATGTTTTTCGAATCGGATTGCCTACAGCTGGTAAAACTGATACATGAAGAAGAAAATTGGTCAAGTTTAGTTTCAGAATAGAATGAATTCATCTTTCTGGTCTCTGAGTTTACTGCCTTTTCCATTTCTTTTATTAAGCGTACTCATAATGTAAGAGCGGACCTCCTTGCTAAAAGGGCGCGACTTCAGAATTCTATTTTATCTCATGTAAACTCTTTGATTCCGACGTGGTTAGCCTCACAAGCTAACCTCTTCGTCCTGAATTAATAAAACTTGGTGTCGTCAAAAAAAAAAAAATTTATGTAGAGCTATGATGTATCAAATTTGGATCATCTTTTCCTTTTCCTTTGTCGTCATTTTCAACGTGATTTTCAACGAGGATCTGGCGTTTAAAAATCGTTTTTAATACTCTGATCATTTTAACGTTTTAGTTTAACCAGGTCAACTAGACATTGATTCTTCTCCGAGTTCGGGGATGACCTTCATTTTTCATGGGTCTATTATTCTCTTAACGGACCTTCAAACTATTAACCCGAATTCTTAGATCGGATTTGGAGTGGGGTGAATCCACTTCCAAGAACATAAAAAATCTTTTCTGTAACATTTTTTGTTGTTGTTGATAAATCAATTTCACATTAAAGAAAAAACAAAAACAAATTGGCTAACCGATCTTTCATCTGTTTTTTTTCTATGAAACTGGTTTTCTTTGTATATTGTTAATGTTGGTTTTTTCAAAACACACAAACTCGTTAGTGCTGGTTTCGCTTCGGTCAACAAATTGGTTCCACAATAGCAATTTTCTTAAGAATATCAAGATAAGAAAAATTATGACCTCTGACCTACAATTAAAAATCAAGAAAAACTATGACCTCTGACCTACAATTTAGTTTCAGAACTAACGTTTGATAATGTGTGACTGGATGATGTACAATATATAACATCTATTATGTTGATTATATCACGAGGTTAAGTGAAACAAAATATTGATGGGTATTAAGGCATGACTTGGATATTCCACTATATCATTGAAAAAGTGGGGTTAGCATGAAATATGATTTTTAGAACATGAATCATGAATTAATCTAAAGTCATGTCGGAATCAGAGATTGACAAGTGTATTTTTACTTTGGAAAAACCATCATAACTGATGAATCGTCATCATTATATAACGCTAAGATTAGGTTATAAAGCTAATTAAAGTAAGTGTAAAAGTAGTCATCTCGTGTGAACTGCATTATCATGCAACTTCTTATCCTAGATGGCCACTATGGAAACAATTCGTTACTTTGTCATTTTATTTGAACTTTTTGTTTATTGACTTCTTGTTACTAATTGATGTTTATGGGATGGTCCGGATAAAACCTAATATTTTTCTTCTGCCAACTGTCATTTGCAAAGATTGAATGCAACTTGTAATTAAGCGAGGACCAAAATAACCCAAACAACCTTCTTTGTTTTACTACGCCAGCTTAATTTTCCTTTTTGTAGTCTTTTCTGTAACGAAACATGGAAGCAATAACTCCAGTTTAAGTGATTAGTTGTATGGTATATAATCAAGAAATTCCTTGGGAGTTAATTCCGTGTCACCATCAACTAAAGATGTATTTGATCTACCATCAATAAGATTCATAAGAAAAAGAGCCATTCACGCGAGCCAAGCGGTTGAACATGAATTAAGCATTTGGTAGAATATCAACATGACATGTATCTAATTAATGTTTTCGTAAGAAGACATCATTACAGCTTTCTGTCTTTTATAAATTACATAGTTTTGAAGCTGGTTGTCTCTCTATTCTCTTTTATCTTTCAGAGAGAGTTGAAAATTCTGATAGCAATCAGATTTAATTCGGAACTGATCTCCGGTGTGTCCAGCTTTTGTTAAATTATACTTTTGTTCTTGACATAACTTCTTTTCCGCCTTATCTCGTTTTTATTTTCACTTTCTGCACCTTTACATATTTATCTATCCCAAAAATTTGAGCGGATCCGCCTTCACCGTTTGCTTGATTAATCTCTCATGTGAGAGTAACTCTTTGCGTATGGTATTCAAAAACCTTGGGCCAACACATCCTAGCATACACCAATATGTTAAAAGTTAAGTTACAAAAAAAAATGTCAAAAGTTGATAATGATGAAATAGGCTCTACGATCTGATTATCAGTCAAAAGAACAACAAAAAAAATTTGACTACCATGCTTGTTTCTAACATATAACAAATATAAAACTGATATAGAAGATAAATATCATGCTTATTTTACTCCTACGCATATCCTGTGAATGTTGGTCGTATTTATGCCAACCTGTCTTTGGGGAGATATAGGTTTCCAATCTATTGGACGACTTTGATCATCAGCCTCACCATCAACAAAATAGAAATTAGAAAATAATCAACTGAAATAGAAAATCAGTAGGATAGAGATGAATTAAAACCTTGTCTTTGTTGCACTTCCAAGTTTTGAAATAATAACTCTTTTACGAGCTGATCCATGACACATGAAAATATTTCTACACACAATGGTAGAGTTTTAGGACCTGGTTTTAGGAGACTCTGGACGAGCTTAATCAGGGACAAATCAGGGCCGTGATTCTAATAGCACCATTCTGGTTAAGTTCGTTGAAATCGTCGAAGGGTAGTGCAGTATGTCATCCCCAACCTTTGGGAGCTTTGGTCAACAGAGTTCCTCTCAGCTTGAAGTCCCCAAACAACATCACTTCTCTTTTCGACGGGCAGATCAGCTGCAAGAACAGAGGAGAATATATGTAGTGTGTTGTTATAGAAATCAATCATTTTCGAGAAAATTTGAACGCATGAAATACAAGTTCGACAAGAAAACTATAAATTAGATGCATCAAAACAGCACTTAAAAGTTTGTCATTTCCGCGCATGAATACCATGTAACTTGAAAAGGATCATAGATACATACTCGGTGACGTGCAGTAACTTTGTCACGAGGATCTATGTAAATGTGGACCTGAATGAGGAAAAGAAGAGAATGTACTTTCGGAAGATATGACTACTCAAGTAGCTGCGGGTTTGGTTGGGACGAACAAAAAAGAAAAGTGAGCTTCCGTACTGAGTCCACTAACTCTGTTTTACGATGGTGAAGAAACAAACGTGTAGAATGGATCATCATGTTAGGTATTATAACATACCAATTTAATGAGGAAAACATGTGATCTCGCTGTTGAGTTGAGTCAGGTTACCAATAGTTCGGCGTCCTTGAGGTTCCTCATTATTGACGTCTGAATGCTAATCGGGATATGGTATTTAAAAGGCGTTTCATCAAACCAAAATTTCATCAGTGAATGTCTCCAAAGAGAAAGCTTGCTGACTGAGATATGAGTCTGTTATACCTTCCAAAGAGAACCAGTATAGAAGAATTTAGGAGGATGCTCTACATAACCATTAGCTAGTCTTTGGACATCCTCAAATTCAACTCTGTACAACGGAAAGAAACGCAGCTGAGAGAAACCATTTACCAAACAGAAAAAAGCAAGAAGTCACAGTTAAGCGATAACAGAGCAAGAGAGTTGGTTATAAGTAAGCAAATCAAAACCCGTACCCAAAAGTCGAAAACCAAAAAGTGGAAAGTGACACAAAGGTGTCCTTGTATCAACTGTATGGTACAACTCTCGTTCTCCCGCTCAGTCTCCCTACTGAAGGTTCCTTTGGTTCTGCTCATGATAAACGGAAAGACATTATCGCATTTATGCAAGCAAACATATAACACGTAGGACTGCTCATGATAAATGCCTCCAACTTTACTCCAAAATATTAGGTTACGTAATTTCCTATCTTGTATTATAACGTAATAGGTACATATATATCAGAGTACAAAGAGTAATAAGGAAAGCTAATATACAGCACTAAAGAGAGAGCCGTTAGTGCATAATCTTAGTATGTCTAATATATACTTTCTATATCTTTACACACCCCCACAAGACGGACGGACGGTAGAGAGTCCGATCTTGAGCATTAGTGTCTCAAATGCAGGCCGAGGAAGAGGTTTAGTAAGAACATCTGCAAGTTGGTCATGAGTAGAGACATGTGAGACTCGAAGTTGGCCTGCCTGTATGTATTGTTTGACAAAATGATAATCTAGTGCCAAGTGCTTCATGCGTGAGTGGAAGACCGGGTTGGCCGCTAAGTACGTTTCACCAATATTATCAAAGTAGATGACCGGTGTTGTAGGAGACTTGATGCCAAGTTCAGTTAGGAGTGAAGTGACCCAACAAACTTCGGCTGTTGTAGAGGCTAAAGAGCGATATTCTGCCTCTGTCGATGAGCGGGAGACTCCACTCTGTTTCTTGGAGGACCAGGCTATGGGATTAAGGCCAAGGTAGACTATGTATGCACCAGTTGAGGTATAATCATCTTTGTTGCCTACCCAGTCCGCGTCGGTAAAGGCATGAAGGGATGGAGTGTTGTTTGCGTAAAGCATAATGCCTTTGGTCATCGTACCAGAAAGATATCTCAGTATTCTCTTGACTGCGTTCCAGTGTTCATCGGTTGGTTTGTGCATGTATTGAGACATCTTGTTCACCGGAAAGGAGATGTCCGGTCTGGTGAGAGAGAGATATTGGAGACTGCCTACAACAGCTCGATACTCTGTGGGATCAGCAAGGGGAGTTCCAGAGAAGAGAGTGATTGGTGTAGTGGCGCACATTGGGGTCGCAACGGGTTTGCATGTTTCCATATGAGTCCTATGAAGAAAATCTGCAATATAGCGAGTTTGAGTTAGTAGCATGCCTTTAGAGGATCGCATTACTTCTATACCAAGAAAGAATGACAGATCATCTAAATCTTTAAGTGAGAATCGTTGAGAAAGTGAGGCAATGAACTGAGACATATGAGAAGAACTATTTCCAGTTACTATCAAATCATCAACATAAACAAGCATGTAAAGAAAAACTCCCTGTTTTCGGTAATGATGCATCAGCCAAGGAATTGGTAAATTCCGCCTGAAGAAGAAACTGTTTGAGTTCATTGTACCAAGCTCGGGGAGCTTGTTTCAGGCCGTAGATGGCTTTGTGAAGCCTGCAGACTGCGTCGGGGTTGTCTTTGTTGATGAACCCTGTTGGTTGCACCATGTAGACTTCATCTTTGAGTGTGCCTTGTAGAAAAGCGTTGTTCACATCAAGTTGGCGAATGGGCCAATTTGCGGAGATTGCAGTGCTCAAGACAATACGAATGGTGGCTGGTTTGACTACCGGACTGAAGGTTTCATGGTAGTCGATCCCTGGTTTTTGTGTAAAGCCTTTCGCAACTAGTCTAGCTTTGTATCTCGCAATCGTCCCATCCAGATTCCTCTTGATTGTGAATATCCATTTGCAACCTACAACATTAAACTGAGAATCATCAGTCAAGTTCTCTAGATCCCAAGAATGATTACCCATTTGAGCATTGTATTCATCAGTCATGGATTTTCGCCAGTGGGGACTCTTTAGAGCTTGAGCAACTGTCGTAGGAGGCGTTTCAGTTGTTTGAACAACTTTTGCGTGAAGGTTAAGCTTTTGAACTGATTTTCGTTGTCGTGTGCTCTGTCTGGTCGGAGCAGAAGGATTAGCCGGCTGAGGTTGCTGCGGTTCTGAAGGAGCTTGATTCGCTGGAGCTGGAGCTGGAGCAAAGGAAGTAGTTGTAGGGGGAGGCATGGAGTTGACCGTGTCAGATAGCACTGGCGCGGGCTCAGTTGAAGACGGTTGTTCTTGCGGTGTAGAGACTGAACCTGCAGGATTAGTATGAATAGACACAAGCTTGGCAGGAGTGTAAGTCGGAGATTCCATATCATCAGTACCATCAGATTCTATATTCATAGGGAAAGAGAAGGGAAAAACATGTTCATGGAAAAACATGTTCATGGAAAACTACATGTCTAGACGTATAAATCCGAGATGTTGATCTATCTAAACAAAAATACGCACTTTGCATGAGGGAGTAGCCTAGAAAGACACAGGGTGTTGATTTGGCATCTAACTTATGAGAGGCATAAGGTCGAATCCAAGGAAAACACAAGCACCCAAATACTCTAAGTTTTTGAAAATTTGGACTATGACCATGAAGAGCTTGAAAAGGATTTTTAAAATCTAAAGTCGCTGATGGCATTCTATTAATTAAGTAGACAGCCGTCGCAAACGCATATATCAGTGTATAAGGTTCGTAGCTTAGTTTGAAATCAATTTTCAACCAATGCTTTAAACCGAGTGAACACGTCGAAAACTTGCGATTTTAATTTTAAAGGATACAGCCATGTGTATCGAGTGTAATGATAGACAAAAATAACATAATATTTGAAACCATCAACTGAAATAATAGGTGATGTCCAAACATCTGAAAATACTACTTCTAGAGGTTGAGAAGATCGAAGAGTAGAATTTTGAAAAGGTAACTTATGCATTTTATTAATCGAGCAAGCATTGCATGGCTGAGCCATTAAAGCGTTTGAAACAAGAGGTAACTGAAATTGAGAAACTACTTTTTGAAGAATTGTAAAAGCTGGATGTCCCAAACGGGAATGCCAATCTGACAAGGTTGTCTTCACGGCAGATGCAAATGCAAGAGATGGTTTCGATGTTGAGGAGTATGGCCACTGGTACGTGCCATCTCTAGGTTTCCCTTCTAGACGAAGTGTCCTGGTTTCCAG
Proteins encoded in this window:
- the LOC106340442 gene encoding uncharacterized mitochondrial protein AtMg00810-like; this encodes MNSNSFFFRRNLPIPWLMHHYRKQGVFLYMLVYVDDLIVTGNSSSHMSQFIASLSQRFSLKDLDDLSFFLGIEVMRSSKGMLLTQTRYIADFLHRTHMETCKPVATPMCATTPITLFSGTPLADPTEYRAVVGSLQYLSLTRPDISFPVNKMSQYMHKPTDEHWNAVKRILRYLSGTMTKGIMLYANNTPSLHAFTDADWVGNKDDYTSTGAYIVYLGLNPIAWSSKKQSGVSRSSTEAEYRSLASTTAEVCWVTSLLTELGIKSPTTPVIYFDNIGETYLAANPVFHSRMKHLALDYHFVKQYIQAGQLRVSHVSTHDQLADVLTKPLPRPAFETLMLKIGLSTVRPSCGEPKEPSVGRLSGRTRVVPYS